The region CTCCAGGAATTTTTTCCTCACATATTCTTTTTTTATATTCACATCTTGTAGAAAAAGGACAACCATAAGGTAAATTTTTAAAAGAAGGGACTTCTCCTTCAATTGTTTTAATTCTTTCTCTCTTTGAGTATTTTTCAGGTAGACAATTTATGAGTTTTTGAGTGTATGGATGTAAAGGATTATTATAAACTTGTTCAGAGTTTCCTTTTTCAACAATAATTCCTGCATACATCACTATAATTTTATCTGAAATATATTTTGCAAGGGAAATATCATGGGTCACAAAAATTATTGAAAGGTTATATATTGAAACAAGATCTTTAAGTAACTTTATTATTCCAGAAGCAGTTGTAACATCAAGTGCTGTTGTTGGTTCATCTGCAAGAAGTAAATCTGGATTATTTATTAAAGCCATTGCTATCATTGCCCTCTGTTGCATTCCTCCACTTAACTGATGGGGATAACTGTAATAAACATCTGGAGAAAGCCCAATTTCTTTTAAAATTT is a window of bacterium DNA encoding:
- a CDS encoding ABC transporter ATP-binding protein; protein product: MEKILTVKNIFVGNEEIKILRNINFEVRKKEIVSIVGESGCGKSMTLRAIIKLLPKNLKILNGEIFFENLKITEYNEMEKIRGKRIGMIFQEPSSYLNPLFTIGNQIEEGIKENIGKKEKKEKIVKILKEIGLSPDVYYSYPHQLSGGMQQRAMIAMALINNPDLLLADEPTTALDVTTASGIIKLLKDLVSIYNLSIIFVTHDISLAKYISDKIIVMYAGIIVEKGNSEQVYNNPLHPYTQKLINCLPEKYSKRERIKTIEGEVPSFKNLPYGCPFSTRCEYKKRICEEKIPGEIVIENRIVRCFKYGNIVES